In Segatella copri, the DNA window CTACCAAGTTTGATGCATCTCTTGATATTGATGTACGCTTAGGTGTTGATCCACGTAAGGCTAACCAGATGGTTCGTGGCGTTGTTTCATTGCCAAACGGAACAGGTAAGGTTACTCGCGTGCTCGCACTCTGTACTCCTGATCAGGAAGCTGCTGCTAAGGAAGCAGGCGCTGATTATGTAGGTCTTGACGAATACGTTGAGAAGATTAAGGGTGGTTGGACAGATATTGATGTCATCATCACAATGCCTTCTTGTATGGGTAAGATTGGTCCTTTGGGTCGTGTACTCGGTCCTCGTGGCTTGATGCCTAACCCTAAGAGTGGCACTGTAACTATGGATGTTGCTAAGGCAGTAAAGGAAGTTAAGCAAGGTAAGATTGACTTTAAGGTTGATAAGGCTGGTATTATCCATACTTCAATCGGTAAGGTTGGCATGACTTCTGAGCAGATCTATGGAAATGCTAAGGAGTTCATCAACACAGTTATCAAGCTGAAGCCTGCTGCTGCTAAAGGTACATATATCAAGAGTATCTTTATTTCTAGCACTATGAGTAAGGGTATCAAGATTGATCCTAAATCAGTTGAATAACTCTAAAAGTTTTGTAAAATGAAGAAAGAAGTTAAAGATACTATTATCGCTGAGCTTGGACAGAAGTTGCAGGAGTTTCCTCATTTCTATCTTGTAGATGTTACAGGATTGAATGCTGAGAAGACAAGCGCACTCCGTCGTAAGTGCTTCCAGAGCGAGATTAAGATGGTTGTTGTTAAGAATTCCTTGCTTCACAAGGCGTTCGAGGCTTCAGATATCGATTTCTCTGAGCTCTATGGCTACTTGAAGGGTACTACTGCTGTGTTGTTTGCTAATACAGCTAATGTACCAGCTAAGTTGTTGAAGGAATATGACAAGGAAGATGTTCCAACATTGAAGGCTGCTTATGCAGAGGAAAGCTTCTACGTTGGCGCAGACAAACTTGCAGAGCTTTCAGCTCTCAAGAGCAAGAACGAAGTTATCGCAGAGATTGTTGCTTTGCTCCAGTCACCTGCAAAGAACGTTGTTTCAGCTCTTCAATCAGGAAGCAACACTATTCATGGTGTGCTTAAGACATTGGGCGAGCGTCCTGAGTAATCAATCACAATGTTATCATTAATTATAGTATAAACAAAATAAAATTTAGAATAAAATGGCAGATATCAAAGCTATTGCAGAAGAGTTAGTAAATCTTACTGTTAAGGAAGTTAATGAGTTGGCAACAGTCCTCAAGGACGAGTATGGTATTGAGCCTGCTGCTGCAGCTGTAGCTGTAGCTGCTGGTCCTGCTGCTGGTGGTGCAGCTGCAGCTGAGGAGAAGTCTACATTCGACGTAGTCCTCGCTGAGGTTGGTGGCGCTAAGCTCCAGGTTGTAAAGGCTGTTAAGGAGGCTTGTGGTCTCGGTTTGAAAGAGGCTAAGGATCTCGTAGACGGTGCTCCTTCTACAATCAAGGAAGGTGTAGCTAAGGACGAGGCTGAGAACCTTAAGAAGGCTATCGAAGAGGCCGGTGCTAAGGTAGAGCTCAAGTAATTAGAGTAATACATTTTTTATATAAATGGTTAGGATTCTCCAAGTAGGTGAGTCCTAACCTTTTTGTGTCTTTTATTATATTATTAATAAAACCCATTTAATAACTTCTAATGGCTACAAAAATTGTTGATAACAGAGTAAATTTTGCCAGCGTGCATAATCCGTATCCATATCCGGATTTCCTCGATGTGCAGTTAAAGTCTTTCAAGGACTTCTTACAGTTGGATACTCCGCCTGAGGAACGCAAGAATGACGGTTTGTATAAGGTGTTCTCTGAGAACTTCCCTATTACCGATACACGTAACAATTTCGTTCTTGAGTTCTTGGATTACTATATCGACCCTCCTCGCTATTCTATTGATGAGTGTTTGGAGCGTGGTCTTACATATAGTGTACCTTTGAAGGCTAAGATGAAACTGTATTGTACTGATCCTGATCATGAGGATTTCGGTACATTTATTCAGGATGTGTTCCTTGGTACTATCCCATATATGACCGATAATGGTACTTTCGTGATTAATGGTGCTGAGCGTGTTGTTGTTTCTCAGCTTCATCGCTCTCCTGGTGTGTTCTTTAGCCAGGGTGTTCATGCAAATGGTACCATGCTTTATTCTGCTCGTATCATTCCTTTCAAGGGAAGCTGGATTGAATTTGCAACTGACATTAACAATGTAATGTATGCATATATCGATCGTAAGAAGAAGTTGCCTGTAACCACATTGTTGCGTGCTATTGGTTACGAACAGGATAAGGATATTCTTCAGATTTTTGATCTCGCCGAGGAGGTGAAGGTTAACAAGAAGAATATGAAGGCTGCTATTGGTCGTAAGCTTGCTGCTCGTGTTTTGAAGAGTTGGAATGAGGACTTCGTTGATGAGGATACCGGTGAAGTAGTATCTATCGAGCGTAATGAAGTAATCATGGAGCGTGAGACTGAACTTACTGCTGATAATATTGAGGAGATTGTTGAGAGTGGTGCGCAGACTGTTCTGCTTCATAAGGATGAGGAAGCTGCCAACAAGTTTACTATTATCTTCAATACTTTGGCAAAGGATCCAAGTAACTCTGAGAAGGAAGCTGTTAACTATATCTATCGTCAGTTGCGTAATGCTGATCCTGCAGATGACGCAAGTGCACGTGAGGTTTTCCAAAACCTGTTCTTCTCTGATAAGCGTTATGATCTGGGTGAGGTAGGTCGTTATCGTATCAATAAGAAATTGAATCTTGATACTGACATTGATGTTCGTGTCTTGACTAAGGAAGATATTATTGAGATCATTAAATATCTTATTCAGCTGATCAACTCTAGTGCAACAGTTGACGATATCGACCACTTGTCTAATCGTCGTGTTCGTACAGTAGGTGAGCAGTTGGCTAACCAGTTCTCTATTGGTTTGGCACGTATGACCCGTACTATCCGTGAACGTATGAATGTTCGCGACAATGAGGTGTTTACTCCAACAGATTTGATTAATGCTAAGACAA includes these proteins:
- the rplA gene encoding 50S ribosomal protein L1; protein product: MSKLTKNQKSVADKVEAGKAYTLKEASELVKEITTTKFDASLDIDVRLGVDPRKANQMVRGVVSLPNGTGKVTRVLALCTPDQEAAAKEAGADYVGLDEYVEKIKGGWTDIDVIITMPSCMGKIGPLGRVLGPRGLMPNPKSGTVTMDVAKAVKEVKQGKIDFKVDKAGIIHTSIGKVGMTSEQIYGNAKEFINTVIKLKPAAAKGTYIKSIFISSTMSKGIKIDPKSVE
- the rplJ gene encoding 50S ribosomal protein L10, translating into MKKEVKDTIIAELGQKLQEFPHFYLVDVTGLNAEKTSALRRKCFQSEIKMVVVKNSLLHKAFEASDIDFSELYGYLKGTTAVLFANTANVPAKLLKEYDKEDVPTLKAAYAEESFYVGADKLAELSALKSKNEVIAEIVALLQSPAKNVVSALQSGSNTIHGVLKTLGERPE
- the rplL gene encoding 50S ribosomal protein L7/L12 codes for the protein MADIKAIAEELVNLTVKEVNELATVLKDEYGIEPAAAAVAVAAGPAAGGAAAAEEKSTFDVVLAEVGGAKLQVVKAVKEACGLGLKEAKDLVDGAPSTIKEGVAKDEAENLKKAIEEAGAKVELK